A window of Ipomoea triloba cultivar NCNSP0323 chromosome 2, ASM357664v1 contains these coding sequences:
- the LOC116010799 gene encoding uncharacterized protein LOC116010799 produces the protein MVASFCGFSPIIVVGLCSPNGSVRRFPALVMPHSIVPKGPYASASHNEETSNYSGRNSGQFNLKLRHGGSLKTHGIGYVGGVTQCYSLDIDLWGMITLRETVEELGYNMLEKFKFFTTTRTGTLFELINDSDCWAVCDVGMFPEEIEVWVVSEGVGEGEGVGDSDGDGESQSNEDLDYFDFSDNNVGHDDTDFEANIDPNVEFGGIREGNEDEIVTANSNENVTRIGNENVIGSGDGVHFSDDDSGKEDEDEENLKWPSFSAKSQMQTPKFSIGLTFGTKNEFREAVHNYAYNVGKELKFTKNDKERMCVRCTQPGCPFKINLWKVKNALSWRIASFNEEHDGCGWIYENKMVKSTRIAKRWMKEIGHHSSWTTAQFRKKVKVDEKFQLSKKQAYRAMVKAKAALEGEAIQNFNNIYNYCLEIEKTNPRTTYRVKVTDLLYDGKPRFLRMYFSWEASKEGYKFCRKIIGVGGCHLKHKFGGQLLTAVGLDGNDSIFPLAYAIVEGETKNSWSWFLALLRTDLEITREAQEHLTFISVADKQKGLLPAFAEVLPNASHRFCVRHLHGNMKLAGFMGKAIKDALWAAAKATTVNSFTECMAELKNLHVEAYEWLGDKHPSEWSRSHFTPYAKCDALVNNISESFNALILEAREQPLISCAETIRKLLMSKLYEIDNNP, from the exons TCATTGTAGTAGGTTTGTGTTCTCCTAATGGTAGTGTTAGGAGATTCCCTGCTTTGGTTATGCCACATTCTATTGTTCCTAAGGGTCCATATGCTTCAGCAAGCCATAATGAGGAAACAA GTAATTATAGTGGAAGAAACAGTGGCCAGTTCAACTTGAAGTTAAGGCATGGTGGTTCGTTGAAAACACATGGAATAGGATATGTTGGAGGGGTAACTCAGTGTTATAGTCTAGACATAGATTTGTGGGGGATGATAACCTTAAGAGAAACAGTGGAGGAATTAGGGTATAACATGTTAGAGAAATTTAAGTTTTTCACTACTACTAGGACTGGTACCTTATTTGAACTAATTAATGATAGTGACTGTTGGGCTGTTTGTGATGTGGGGATGTTTCCTGAGGAAATTGAGGTCTGGGTAGTAAGTGAAGGGGTTGGTGAGGGTGAGGGTGTAGGTGAtagtgatggtgatggtgaatCACAGTCTAATGAAGATTTAGACTATTTTGACTTTAGTGATAACAATGTGGGCCATGATGACACTGATTTTGAGGCCAATATAGATCCTAATGTGGAGTTTGGTGGGATAAGAGAAGGAAATGAGGATGAGATTGTAACTGCAAATAGCAATGAGAATGTcactagaattgggaatgaGAATGTCATTGGAAGTGGTGATGGTGTGCATTTCTCCGATGATGATAGTGGGAAagaggatgaggatgaagagAACTTAAAGTGGCCAAGTTTTAGTGCAAAATCTCAGATGCAAACCCCTAAGTTCTCTATTGGATTAACATTTGGAACTAAGAATGAATTTAGGGAAGCAGTCCACAACTATGCATATAATGTTGGCAAGGAATTGAAGTTCACTAAAAATGACAAGGAAAGGATGTGTGTGAGATGTACACAACCTGGCTGCCCTTTTAAAATAAACCTCTGGAAGGTAAAAAATGCATTGTCTTGGAGAATTGCAAGTTTTAATGAAGAACATGATGGATGTGGATGGATCTATGAGAACAAGATGGTAAAATCAACAAGGATTGCAAAGAGATGGATGAAGGAGATTGGACACCATAGCTCATGGACAACTGCACAGTTTAGAAAGAAAGTAAAGGTGGATGAGAAATTTCAGCTTAGTAAGAAGCAAGCATATAGGGCTATGGTTAAAGCCAAGGCTGCCTTAGAAGGAGAAGCTATACAAAATTTCAACAACATTTATAACTATTGTTTGGAGATTGAAAAAACTAACCCAAGGACTACATATCGTGTGAAGGTAACAGATTTGTTGTATGATGGGAAACCAAGATTTCTAAGGATGTACTTCAGTTGGGAGGCTTCAAAGGAGGGGTACAAGTTCTGTAGAAAAATTATTGGGGTTGGCGGTTGCCATTTAAAACACAAGTTTGGAGGTCAATTGTTGACTGCTGTGGGGTTAGATGGGAATGACAGTATCTTTCCACTAGCGTATGCCATCGTTGAAGGAGAAACTAAGAATTCTTGGAGCTGGTTCTTGGCGTTGCTCAGGACAGATTTAGAGATCACAAGGGAAGCACAAGAACACCTAACCTTTATCTCAG TTGCAGACAAACAGAAAGGGCTCCTTCCTGCTTTTGCAGAAGTTCTACCTAATGCCTCACACAGATTCTGTGTGAGGCATCTTCATGGTAACATGAAACTAGCAGGATTCATGGGCAAAGCTATCAAGGATGCGTTATGGGCAGCAGCCAAGGCAACAACCGTCAACAGCTTCACTGAGTGTATGGCAGAATTGAAGAATCTACATGTGGAAGCATATGAATGGCTTGGAGATAAGCATCCTTCTGAATGGTCAAGGTCCCATTTCACTCCATATGCTAAGTGTGATGCCTTAGTTAATAATATATCTGAAAGTTTTAATGCACTCATTTTAGAAGCTAGGGAACAACCTCTAATCTCTTGTGCTGAGACCATTAGAAAACTGTTGATGTCTAAACTATATGAAATAGACAACAATCCTTGA